One genomic segment of Pyruvatibacter mobilis includes these proteins:
- a CDS encoding N-acyl-D-amino-acid deacylase family protein, whose translation MTHDLIIRGGTIADGSGEATFTGDIAIKDDRITEVGKVAGTASREIDAQGALVTPGWVDIHTHYDAQATWDGALAPSSWHGVTTAVMGNCGVGFAPAAPEKREWLIGLMEGVEDIPGAAMTEGLQWEWESFPGYLDALDRRSYAMDIAAQVPHGAVRGYVMGERGAKNEEASAEDIAQMAAIVEEGVRAGAVGFSTSRTFLHKAIDGEYVPGTFATEDELFGIGHALKRAGHGVFQMTSNHKDMDREFSWMEKMARELGVTVTFNLVQTDEAPELWKKMLGLLDQAQADDLPVYAQVAGRPAGILMGWECSVHPFIAFPSWAELAALSAADRRSRVADPDFRARMLAETPAPLEGFGLFVTRSFEKMFVLDAGGGQAPDYEPAPEQSVAAIAKAKGVTPEEIIYDVMTANGGEGLLYFPLFNYTSGAMDPIRTMLQHPRTNIGLGDGGAHCGAICDASIPTFMLTHWVKGRARGERLPLEFVVKRQTRDTALLYGFADRGLIRPGLKADINVIDLDHLSIPAPHMVHDLPAQGRRLVQEARGYTAILKSGQVTFENGEDTGARPGGLLRGPQAG comes from the coding sequence ATGACCCACGATCTCATCATCCGCGGCGGCACCATTGCCGACGGCTCGGGCGAGGCGACCTTCACCGGCGACATCGCCATCAAGGATGACCGGATCACCGAAGTGGGCAAGGTCGCAGGCACGGCATCCCGCGAGATTGATGCGCAGGGCGCGCTGGTGACGCCCGGCTGGGTTGACATCCACACCCATTACGATGCCCAGGCCACCTGGGACGGCGCGCTGGCGCCTTCCTCCTGGCATGGCGTCACAACCGCCGTCATGGGCAATTGCGGCGTCGGCTTTGCACCCGCAGCCCCGGAAAAACGAGAATGGCTGATCGGCCTGATGGAAGGCGTGGAGGACATCCCCGGCGCTGCGATGACCGAGGGCCTGCAATGGGAGTGGGAAAGCTTCCCCGGCTATCTCGACGCGCTCGACCGCCGCTCCTACGCCATGGACATTGCCGCCCAGGTGCCGCACGGGGCCGTGCGCGGCTATGTGATGGGCGAGCGCGGGGCGAAGAACGAGGAAGCCAGCGCCGAGGACATCGCGCAGATGGCCGCGATCGTGGAAGAAGGCGTGCGCGCGGGCGCCGTCGGTTTCTCCACCTCCCGCACCTTCCTGCACAAGGCGATCGACGGCGAATATGTGCCCGGCACCTTCGCCACGGAGGATGAACTCTTCGGCATCGGCCACGCGCTCAAGCGCGCGGGCCATGGCGTCTTCCAGATGACCTCCAACCACAAGGACATGGACCGGGAATTCTCCTGGATGGAGAAGATGGCGCGCGAGCTGGGCGTCACCGTCACCTTCAACCTGGTGCAGACCGACGAGGCCCCGGAACTGTGGAAGAAGATGCTGGGCCTGCTCGACCAGGCGCAGGCGGATGATCTGCCCGTCTATGCGCAGGTGGCCGGCCGCCCCGCCGGCATCCTCATGGGCTGGGAATGCTCCGTACACCCCTTTATCGCCTTCCCCAGCTGGGCGGAGCTGGCGGCCCTCTCCGCCGCAGACCGCCGCAGCCGCGTGGCGGACCCTGACTTCCGCGCCAGGATGCTGGCCGAGACACCGGCCCCGCTGGAAGGCTTCGGCCTGTTTGTCACCCGCAGCTTTGAGAAGATGTTTGTGCTGGATGCGGGCGGCGGCCAGGCCCCGGACTACGAGCCTGCGCCCGAGCAAAGCGTCGCCGCTATTGCCAAGGCGAAGGGCGTGACGCCCGAAGAAATCATCTATGACGTGATGACGGCCAATGGCGGGGAAGGCCTGCTCTACTTCCCGCTGTTCAACTACACCTCCGGTGCCATGGACCCGATCCGCACCATGCTGCAGCACCCGCGCACCAATATCGGCCTCGGCGACGGCGGCGCCCATTGCGGCGCCATTTGTGACGCGTCGATCCCCACCTTCATGCTCACCCACTGGGTGAAGGGCCGCGCCCGCGGCGAGCGCCTGCCGCTCGAATTCGTGGTGAAACGCCAGACCCGCGACACGGCACTGCTCTATGGCTTCGCCGACCGCGGCCTCATCAGGCCGGGCCTCAAGGCCGACATCAACGTGATCGACCTCGATCACCTGTCGATCCCCGCCCCGCACATGGTCCACGACCTGCCCGCCCAGGGCCGCCGCCTCGTGCAGGAAGCCCGCGGCTACACGGCGATCCTCAAATCAGGCCAGGTGACTTTCGAAAACGGCGAAGACACCGGCGCCCGTCCCGGCGGGCTGCTCAGGGGGCCGCAGGCGGGGTGA
- a CDS encoding SO2930 family diheme c-type cytochrome: protein MTAPIAICRKILAAALIAAASAAPQMAAAGVDSAAIQSGTPLKTLSAYGFFDDVPAHSPADRVLPYDLITPLFTDYAEKLRFVYVPEGKTAAYNPDEVFDLPVGSALIKTFTYPADMARPGEDLRHVETRVLARTDKGWRAYPYVWNAEMTDAVLSPLGAKLDVSWQTVSGATRTISYAVPNMNQCRSCHVKGLGRDRETTPIGPEAKHLNHDFAYADGVTNQLVKWRQAGLLTGGPDNPADAPRLARWDDPDAGLTERARAYLDINCAHCHAPDGPAHTSGLYLDSRETDPAHLGVYKRPVAAGRGSGGHDFSIDPGSPATSIIPYRMNSTDPGIMMPELGRTTIHDEGVALIRDWIAAMDE, encoded by the coding sequence GTGACGGCACCGATTGCCATATGCCGCAAGATCCTGGCGGCGGCGCTGATCGCAGCCGCCAGTGCAGCCCCGCAGATGGCCGCAGCCGGGGTGGACAGTGCTGCCATTCAATCCGGCACGCCGCTCAAGACATTATCCGCCTACGGATTTTTCGACGATGTGCCCGCGCACAGCCCGGCAGACCGCGTGCTGCCCTATGACCTGATTACCCCGCTGTTCACCGACTACGCGGAGAAGCTGCGCTTCGTTTATGTGCCGGAGGGCAAGACAGCGGCCTACAACCCGGACGAGGTGTTCGACCTGCCGGTGGGCTCGGCCCTGATCAAGACCTTCACCTACCCCGCCGACATGGCGCGGCCCGGCGAAGATCTGCGTCACGTGGAAACGCGCGTGCTCGCCCGCACGGACAAGGGATGGCGCGCCTACCCCTATGTGTGGAACGCCGAGATGACGGATGCCGTCCTGTCACCGCTGGGGGCGAAACTGGATGTGAGCTGGCAGACCGTGTCCGGCGCCACGCGCACCATCTCCTATGCGGTGCCCAACATGAACCAGTGCCGCTCCTGCCACGTGAAGGGCCTGGGCCGCGACCGCGAGACCACGCCCATCGGCCCCGAGGCCAAGCACCTGAACCACGACTTCGCCTATGCGGACGGTGTCACCAACCAGCTGGTGAAATGGCGCCAGGCAGGCCTGCTCACGGGCGGGCCGGATAATCCCGCCGACGCCCCGCGCCTCGCCCGCTGGGACGACCCCGATGCCGGTCTCACCGAGCGGGCACGCGCCTATCTCGACATCAATTGCGCCCATTGCCACGCACCGGACGGCCCGGCGCACACCTCCGGCCTTTATCTCGACAGCCGCGAGACCGACCCTGCCCATCTCGGTGTCTACAAGCGCCCGGTGGCCGCCGGCCGCGGCTCCGGCGGGCATGACTTCTCCATCGACCCCGGCAGCCCCGCGACCTCGATCATCCCCTACCGGATGAACTCGACGGACCCGGGCATCATGATGCCGGAACTCGGCCGCACCACGATCCATGACGAGGGCGTGGCGCTGATCCGCGACTGGATCGCGGCGATGGACGAGTGA
- a CDS encoding parallel beta-helix domain-containing protein, translated as MPPIADIQDTRRFLPGTTAALLAALLAAPLTATAPVAASAQDGGTGDTPAAETTEATEATETTDAYTAIQQALIMAEPGAVIELGPGRYELSDGLSLNVDDVTIKGAGMDKTILSFRGQETGAEGLLVESSGVTLMDFAVEDAKGDAIKVIGADGITFLRVRAEWTNGPDALNGAYGLYPVACKNVLIDGAVARGASDAGIYVGQSDNIIVRNSLAEYNVAGIEIENSYVADVYDNVARHNTGGILVFDLPGLPQQGGHSVRVFNNTVIDNDTPNFAPAGNIVGGVPMGTGVMVMANSKVEVFKNRIANNATTGVLIVAYPNEYEDEKYYPYPEGISVYDNSFENIGFAPDNEIGELIASISGTPVPDIVWDGNVPFWHYLAGIPENRGIYVGENAGSADDGSASFMDLDVIPFFTLSWFHSPSTDLPDHAGGVDALPGATLPADQEEKARTL; from the coding sequence ATGCCGCCTATCGCAGACATCCAAGACACAAGACGCTTCCTGCCCGGCACGACGGCTGCCCTCTTGGCGGCCCTGCTGGCCGCGCCGCTGACGGCAACAGCCCCCGTCGCGGCCTCGGCACAGGACGGCGGCACCGGCGATACCCCCGCAGCCGAAACGACCGAGGCCACAGAAGCCACAGAAACAACCGACGCCTACACCGCCATCCAGCAGGCGCTGATCATGGCCGAACCCGGCGCGGTCATCGAACTCGGCCCGGGCCGCTACGAACTCAGCGACGGCCTGTCGCTCAACGTGGATGACGTGACCATCAAGGGCGCGGGCATGGACAAGACCATCCTGTCCTTCCGCGGTCAGGAAACCGGCGCCGAAGGCCTGCTGGTGGAAAGCTCCGGCGTGACACTGATGGATTTCGCCGTCGAGGACGCCAAGGGCGACGCCATCAAGGTGATCGGCGCAGACGGCATCACCTTCCTGCGCGTGCGCGCTGAATGGACCAACGGGCCGGATGCCCTGAACGGCGCCTACGGCCTTTATCCCGTTGCCTGCAAGAACGTGCTGATCGACGGCGCGGTGGCGCGCGGCGCGTCGGACGCGGGCATCTATGTGGGCCAGTCCGACAACATCATCGTCCGCAACTCGCTGGCCGAATACAACGTCGCCGGTATCGAGATCGAGAACAGCTACGTGGCCGACGTCTATGACAATGTGGCGCGCCACAACACCGGCGGCATCCTGGTGTTCGACCTGCCCGGCCTGCCCCAGCAAGGCGGCCATTCTGTGCGCGTGTTCAACAACACGGTGATCGACAACGACACCCCCAACTTCGCCCCCGCCGGCAACATTGTCGGCGGCGTCCCCATGGGCACCGGCGTGATGGTGATGGCCAACTCCAAGGTCGAGGTGTTCAAGAACCGCATCGCCAACAACGCCACCACGGGCGTCCTCATCGTTGCCTATCCCAACGAATATGAAGACGAAAAATATTATCCGTACCCGGAAGGCATCTCCGTCTACGACAACAGCTTCGAGAATATCGGCTTTGCGCCAGACAACGAGATCGGCGAGCTGATTGCCTCCATCTCCGGCACGCCGGTGCCCGACATCGTCTGGGACGGCAACGTGCCCTTCTGGCACTACCTGGCCGGCATTCCTGAAAACCGGGGCATCTATGTCGGCGAGAATGCAGGCAGTGCCGATGACGGCAGCGCCAGCTTCATGGATCTCGACGTGATCCCCTTCTTCACCCTGAGCTGGTTCCATTCCCCGTCCACCGACCTGCCAGATCATGCAGGCGGCGTGGACGCACTGCCGGGCGCCACCCTGCCCGCCGACCAGGAAGAAAAGGCCCGCACGCTGTGA